Proteins co-encoded in one Methanothermobacter sp. genomic window:
- a CDS encoding proteasome assembly chaperone family protein, producing the protein MKVETKNESCTIVSEEIENAIVLEGSPGLGLIGNIVGWLLVDDLKMREIGYIDSKYFPPLAVLYRGVAIHPFRIYEGEGLVLFLSDFILPSSVVYDMTNAMVKWMKRNNSKELITFNSVIVRQKSHLVAGAANSKDALKRLGELDIPILPFGNINGISGTLLTRCAIENIPASCLFGEILTPYPDPRAAAEVVEVLNKMLGLEVDPKPLLEEAQAIESRLKKLAERVHKTETPTTPTETPIYM; encoded by the coding sequence ATGAAGGTCGAAACAAAAAATGAATCATGCACAATAGTATCTGAAGAAATTGAAAACGCCATAGTCCTCGAAGGATCCCCAGGGTTGGGTCTGATAGGTAACATCGTAGGATGGCTCCTAGTAGACGACCTCAAAATGAGGGAAATAGGATACATCGATTCTAAATATTTCCCACCCTTAGCAGTCCTCTACAGGGGTGTTGCAATACACCCCTTCAGAATATATGAAGGAGAAGGACTAGTACTCTTCCTATCAGATTTCATCCTACCATCATCAGTAGTCTACGACATGACCAATGCAATGGTAAAATGGATGAAAAGGAACAATAGCAAAGAACTAATAACATTTAACAGCGTCATCGTAAGACAAAAATCACACCTAGTCGCAGGAGCAGCTAACAGTAAAGACGCCTTGAAAAGACTTGGAGAACTGGACATACCCATACTACCATTCGGAAATATAAACGGGATCTCAGGAACATTACTAACAAGATGCGCCATAGAAAACATACCAGCATCTTGCCTATTCGGCGAGATACTAACACCCTATCCTGATCCAAGAGCAGCAGCAGAAGTAGTCGAAGTCCTCAATAAAATGCTAGGCCTCGAAGTAGACCCAAAACCATTATTAGAAGAAGCCCAAGCAATCGAATCAAGACTTAAAAAATTAGCAGAAAGAGTGCACAAAACAGAAACACCCACAACACCAACAGAAACACCAATATACATGTAA
- a CDS encoding PepSY domain-containing protein, whose translation MIDSKIIISVTIVLIIGAIAASYQISNNPEILWQPTNPDGTIPPSPGTGDGAGGASGAGGGSTGGGSTGTGGGASGSAGGSGSSSNGISIGSNGGYPVSPSEAQNIAQGYIKEKGATAGTPRLVTIGGEPVYVVPIEKNGKIIGEIHIDPITGKNIGGGGGAPP comes from the coding sequence ATGATAGACTCAAAGATTATAATTTCAGTGACGATAGTTTTAATCATCGGAGCCATCGCAGCAAGTTACCAGATAAGTAACAATCCCGAAATTTTATGGCAACCAACAAACCCTGATGGCACAATCCCACCCTCACCAGGGACCGGGGATGGAGCAGGAGGAGCTAGCGGAGCAGGTGGCGGTTCAACAGGCGGTGGTTCAACAGGTACTGGGGGTGGCGCAAGTGGAAGTGCAGGGGGATCTGGCAGTTCTTCAAATGGTATTAGCATTGGAAGTAATGGAGGTTATCCCGTGAGTCCATCAGAAGCCCAAAATATAGCTCAAGGGTACATAAAAGAAAAAGGCGCTACAGCAGGAACCCCACGCCTCGTCACCATAGGCGGGGAACCAGTATATGTAGTGCCAATAGAAAAAAATGGTAAAATCATAGGAGAAATCCATATAGACCCCATCACTGGTAAAAACATAGGAGGGGGCGGTGGTGCACCACCATGA